The following are encoded together in the Pectobacterium punjabense genome:
- a CDS encoding HAD-IIB family hydrolase, whose product MIKLVITDLDGTFLHSDGDYNRALFADVYALMKEKGVRFAVCTGKQCERVEALFGDDAKDIWILGDSATRIKYQGEYVYQSLIKNRLALSLIGVLESVDDRHVVIGCTPHGAMVKETIDPALLEKVKKSYTNVTLISSFAAVTDDFVKITVYDPEGHCHETAKYLDAFHDHAYIVVSEASWIDIADVGVHKGHTVDILQEKLAITAEETMVFGDGLNDIELMSRGAYSFAMRNAFEETKAAANFIAQSNDDDGVLKTIKLLLS is encoded by the coding sequence ATGATCAAGTTGGTAATTACCGATCTGGACGGCACGTTTCTTCACAGCGATGGCGATTACAACAGAGCCTTGTTTGCCGACGTTTATGCGCTAATGAAAGAGAAAGGCGTGCGGTTTGCTGTCTGCACAGGCAAGCAGTGTGAGCGGGTCGAAGCGCTTTTTGGCGATGATGCGAAAGATATCTGGATTCTGGGAGACAGCGCGACACGCATCAAGTATCAGGGAGAGTACGTTTACCAGTCACTTATTAAAAACCGTCTTGCCTTGAGCCTGATTGGCGTGCTGGAAAGCGTAGACGATCGGCACGTAGTCATCGGTTGTACGCCACACGGTGCGATGGTGAAGGAAACGATCGATCCTGCCTTACTGGAAAAGGTGAAAAAGTCGTACACCAATGTGACGCTGATCTCCAGCTTTGCTGCCGTGACCGATGACTTTGTGAAAATCACGGTTTATGACCCAGAAGGCCACTGCCACGAGACGGCGAAGTACCTTGATGCGTTTCACGATCATGCCTATATTGTGGTCTCTGAAGCGTCTTGGATCGACATTGCTGATGTCGGCGTACACAAAGGGCACACCGTAGACATCCTTCAAGAGAAATTGGCGATTACGGCAGAGGAAACGATGGTGTTCGGCGACGGGCTCAATGATATTGAGCTAATGAGCCGCGGGGCTTACAGCTTTGCGATGCGCAATGCGTTTGAGGAAACCAAAGCGGCGGCGAATTTTATTGCCCAGAGCAATGATGACGATGGGGTACTGAAAACGATAAAGCTGCTGCTTTCATAA
- a CDS encoding LysE family translocator: MAFNYLGEFLSLAAIHFLAVVAPGPDFAVTIRQSIRYGHQAGMATAIGIGAGISVHVIYTLLGMGALMHATPWLLLTAELVGASYLFYLGVAFIRQAGQQTQEPSPDTETGTKSFRESFMLGFLTNATNPKATLFFLAVFTTVVSASTPLRIQVLYGGWMCLVNASWFVLVSLIFANESMRQRFWRIGHWFERLMGLLLLGFSIRLYWVAFSEVMG, translated from the coding sequence ATGGCATTTAACTACCTGGGGGAATTTCTTTCGCTTGCTGCCATACACTTTCTTGCTGTTGTCGCTCCAGGCCCTGATTTCGCTGTGACAATCCGTCAGAGCATACGTTATGGTCATCAAGCTGGAATGGCGACCGCAATCGGTATCGGTGCGGGCATCTCGGTACATGTCATCTATACCTTGTTGGGTATGGGGGCATTGATGCATGCCACACCTTGGCTGCTGCTTACCGCCGAGTTGGTCGGTGCTAGCTATTTATTTTACCTCGGTGTTGCTTTCATCCGGCAGGCGGGCCAACAAACGCAAGAACCGTCTCCAGATACTGAAACTGGAACCAAGAGTTTTCGTGAGTCTTTTATGTTGGGGTTCCTGACAAATGCCACTAATCCAAAAGCAACCTTGTTTTTTCTGGCCGTATTTACCACTGTGGTCAGTGCATCTACGCCCTTGCGCATTCAGGTGCTTTATGGCGGCTGGATGTGCCTTGTCAATGCAAGTTGGTTTGTACTGGTTAGCTTGATATTTGCCAATGAGAGCATGCGCCAGAGATTTTGGCGTATCGGGCATTGGTTTGAACGTCTCATGGGGCTATTGCTTCTCGGATTTTCGATACGTCTTTATTGGGTGGCATTTAGTGAGGTTATGGGGTGA
- a CDS encoding metallophosphoesterase, with product MFHVITGLIALYVIWRLVWRLRVGVPVKRTLAVLLLLVSQHHLITRTFFGTMASPEVPAFVLMLLGWAFSALLISAFLLLATDLLGMVGRFLSQSVGQVLLNNMALRGGMAVVAMGLAAIGVWEAVRVPEVRTVEVELKQLPPALDGFRLVQLTDLHASRLLQRPWMEAVVAKTNALKPDLAVITGDLADGTVSARHDDMEPLRNLTAPHGVFAIVGNHEYYVEYTQWVQRLNALGLRMLLNEHVSISRDNAAFVLAGITDRTAADFKQRLPDTRAALEGISPDTAVVLLSHRPTGAKENARAGADLQLSGHTHGGQILGMHWVTQLANEGYVSGSYDVDGMHLYVSNGAGLWNGFPVRLGKRAEITQFILRSPAQ from the coding sequence GTGTTTCATGTCATTACTGGGCTTATCGCCCTCTATGTTATCTGGCGTCTGGTCTGGCGCTTACGTGTCGGCGTGCCTGTTAAACGCACGCTGGCGGTGTTATTGCTGCTGGTTTCGCAACATCATCTGATTACGCGCACTTTTTTTGGCACGATGGCGTCGCCTGAAGTGCCCGCGTTTGTCCTGATGCTGCTGGGATGGGCTTTTAGCGCACTGCTGATATCTGCATTCCTGCTGTTGGCCACCGATCTTCTCGGCATGGTGGGGCGCTTTTTATCCCAGTCAGTTGGACAGGTTCTGCTGAACAATATGGCGCTGCGTGGCGGAATGGCCGTTGTGGCGATGGGGCTGGCGGCTATTGGCGTGTGGGAAGCGGTGCGTGTGCCTGAAGTGCGCACGGTTGAAGTCGAGTTGAAACAATTGCCGCCTGCGCTGGATGGTTTCCGGTTGGTGCAGCTAACGGATTTACATGCTAGCCGTTTGTTGCAGCGCCCCTGGATGGAAGCCGTGGTGGCAAAAACCAACGCGCTTAAGCCCGACCTGGCGGTGATTACTGGCGATCTGGCTGATGGTACTGTCAGCGCCCGTCACGATGATATGGAGCCGCTGCGTAACCTGACCGCGCCACACGGCGTGTTTGCCATCGTGGGTAACCATGAGTATTACGTGGAATATACGCAATGGGTGCAACGGCTGAATGCGCTGGGGTTACGTATGTTGCTCAACGAACATGTGTCGATTAGCCGTGATAATGCAGCGTTTGTACTGGCGGGTATCACCGATCGCACTGCCGCTGATTTTAAACAACGCCTGCCGGATACTCGTGCTGCGCTTGAAGGAATATCGCCGGATACCGCTGTCGTTCTGCTGAGCCATCGACCCACGGGGGCGAAAGAGAATGCGCGTGCTGGTGCTGATTTACAGCTCTCCGGCCATACGCATGGCGGCCAGATACTAGGCATGCATTGGGTGACGCAGTTGGCGAATGAAGGCTATGTCTCCGGTAGCTATGACGTCGATGGCATGCATCTGTATGTCAGTAATGGCGCGGGTCTATGGAACGGTTTTCCGGTTCGATTAGGGAAACGCGCCGAAATTACCCAGTTCATACTCCGTTCGCCTGCGCAGTAG
- a CDS encoding DUF3861 domain-containing protein produces the protein MGNLYQITVEEKDEQQRTLSFEFSLHDDLFKLLEKVDGKMDMTLEQTQAFMVGLKLFGEVMMQQRKHPLFKEFAAPFREFMMNLKKQ, from the coding sequence ATGGGAAACCTCTATCAGATTACGGTGGAAGAAAAAGACGAGCAGCAACGCACGCTGTCGTTTGAATTCTCGCTTCACGACGACCTGTTCAAGTTACTGGAAAAAGTCGATGGCAAAATGGACATGACGCTGGAGCAAACTCAGGCCTTTATGGTAGGGCTGAAGCTATTTGGTGAAGTGATGATGCAACAAAGAAAACACCCGCTGTTTAAGGAATTCGCCGCCCCCTTCAGGGAATTTATGATGAACCTGAAGAAACAGTGA
- a CDS encoding ABC transporter ATP-binding protein, whose product MSFIEIDNIWQEYGDHVVLERLNLNVEEGAFCTMVGASGCGKSTFLRLLLGQETPSRGEVRLEGKPLPAEPDASRGVVFQRYSVFPHLTVLENVVIGLEIPRSPWLGRLFGQHKQAARDRAARMLERVGLGHAMHKYPNQLSGGMQQRLAIAQAFIVQPRILLLDEPFGALDPGIRGDMHTLLLELWRETRLTVFMVTHDLPEGFHLGTRLLVFDKVRVDPHAPEAYGARITYDIPLNQARLATRLRALAPLSPVISAMTSPV is encoded by the coding sequence ATGAGTTTTATCGAGATTGATAACATTTGGCAGGAATACGGCGACCACGTCGTGCTGGAACGGCTCAACCTGAACGTCGAGGAAGGGGCGTTTTGTACGATGGTCGGGGCATCCGGCTGCGGTAAATCCACTTTTTTGCGTCTGCTGCTGGGGCAGGAAACGCCCAGCCGTGGCGAAGTGCGGCTTGAAGGGAAGCCGCTGCCCGCCGAACCGGATGCCAGTCGCGGCGTGGTGTTTCAGCGTTATTCGGTTTTTCCACATTTGACCGTGCTGGAAAACGTGGTGATTGGGCTGGAAATACCGCGCTCTCCCTGGCTAGGCCGGCTGTTCGGGCAACATAAGCAAGCGGCAAGAGATCGCGCCGCACGGATGTTGGAGCGCGTCGGGCTTGGACACGCCATGCACAAATATCCCAACCAGCTTTCCGGTGGGATGCAGCAGCGGCTTGCCATTGCGCAGGCATTCATTGTCCAGCCGCGCATCCTGCTGCTTGATGAACCGTTTGGGGCGCTGGACCCCGGTATTCGCGGCGATATGCACACCCTGCTGCTGGAGCTGTGGCGGGAAACTCGCTTAACGGTCTTTATGGTCACCCACGATTTACCGGAAGGGTTCCACCTTGGCACGCGTCTGCTGGTGTTCGACAAAGTGCGCGTCGATCCCCATGCGCCGGAAGCCTATGGCGCACGCATTACTTATGACATTCCGCTGAATCAGGCGCGCCTCGCCACGCGCCTGCGTGCGCTTGCACCGCTTTCTCCTGTTATCAGCGCGATGACATCCCCCGTTTAA
- a CDS encoding ABC transporter permease produces the protein MRLINRSPSRGGRLLLVLLPFAALLVLYLVGSALRLEANPNDKLLPSLGQMAEAIQRMALTEDKRSGDYLFWLDTQASLVRLALGLGIASLLSLLFGIAAGAFPLFRASLSPLMAVLSMIPPLAILPILFIVFGLDELSKVMLIVIGVTPMLARDLEQHARNIPQEMLIKAQTLGANSWVVVLRVILPQLLSRLLISLRLLLGAAWLFLISAEAISATAGLGYRIFLVRRYLAMDVILPYVVWITLLAWLMDMALCWLHRRWFPWSEESKA, from the coding sequence GTGCGCTTAATCAATCGCTCCCCCAGTCGAGGTGGACGGCTGCTGCTGGTTCTGCTGCCGTTTGCCGCGCTGCTGGTGCTGTACCTCGTGGGGTCGGCACTGCGGCTGGAAGCTAATCCCAATGACAAACTGCTGCCAAGTCTTGGGCAAATGGCCGAAGCAATTCAGCGCATGGCATTGACCGAAGACAAACGGAGCGGTGACTACCTGTTCTGGCTGGATACACAGGCCAGTCTAGTACGCCTCGCGCTGGGTCTGGGGATCGCCAGCCTGTTGAGCCTGTTGTTTGGGATTGCGGCAGGGGCTTTTCCGCTGTTTCGTGCGTCGCTCTCGCCGTTGATGGCGGTGTTGTCGATGATCCCGCCGCTGGCGATTTTACCGATTCTTTTCATCGTCTTCGGATTGGATGAACTCTCGAAAGTGATGCTGATCGTCATTGGTGTCACGCCGATGCTGGCGCGCGATCTCGAACAACATGCCCGCAATATCCCACAGGAAATGCTGATCAAAGCACAGACGCTGGGAGCGAACAGTTGGGTCGTGGTGCTGCGCGTTATCCTGCCGCAATTACTGTCGCGGCTGTTGATTTCACTGCGGCTGTTGCTGGGGGCGGCGTGGCTGTTCCTGATTTCCGCCGAAGCGATTTCAGCCACGGCAGGATTGGGCTACCGCATCTTTCTGGTTCGCCGCTATTTGGCGATGGACGTGATTCTGCCGTACGTGGTGTGGATCACGCTGCTGGCATGGCTGATGGATATGGCACTGTGCTGGCTGCATCGCCGTTGGTTCCCGTGGTCAGAGGAAAGCAAAGCATGA
- a CDS encoding urea amidolyase associated protein UAAP2, with protein MTLTASNKMVEDAVFRHVIPAGEPYLFEVKQGQTLRLLDLEGNQAVDTLFYRVDDPRERYDPQRTLRRQNSVYLTTGSVLYSNLGNPLLTIVADTCGRHDTLGGACAQESNTVRYALDRRYMHSCRDNFLCACLHDGRLNKKDIGANINFFMNVPVTPEGGLTFEDGISAPGKYVELRTETDVIVLISNCPQLNNPCNGWNPTPAEVLVWN; from the coding sequence ATGACGTTAACTGCCAGCAATAAAATGGTCGAGGACGCGGTCTTCCGCCATGTGATCCCTGCCGGAGAGCCTTATTTGTTTGAGGTCAAACAAGGCCAGACGCTGCGACTGCTGGATTTGGAAGGTAATCAGGCGGTGGATACGCTGTTCTATCGCGTTGATGACCCACGCGAGCGCTACGATCCACAACGTACGCTGCGCCGCCAGAATAGTGTCTATCTGACGACAGGTAGCGTGCTGTACTCCAATCTTGGTAATCCACTTCTGACGATCGTCGCTGATACCTGCGGTCGCCATGACACGTTGGGCGGTGCCTGTGCGCAAGAGAGTAATACGGTGCGCTATGCGCTCGATCGGCGTTACATGCACAGTTGCCGTGACAATTTTCTCTGCGCCTGCCTGCACGATGGTCGCCTGAATAAAAAAGATATTGGTGCGAACATTAACTTCTTCATGAACGTGCCGGTGACGCCGGAAGGTGGGCTGACCTTTGAGGACGGTATTTCCGCACCGGGGAAATACGTGGAGCTACGCACCGAGACGGACGTCATCGTATTGATCTCCAACTGCCCGCAGTTGAATAACCCGTGTAACGGCTGGAACCCGACACCTGCGGAGGTGCTGGTATGGAACTGA
- a CDS encoding MarR family winged helix-turn-helix transcriptional regulator, with product MMKALFALLERYKAQMQEQMKAHDINLDVVHIRLCKIIAMEGRITPQSLAKTVGRDKAQITRMVAELVKRDYVRKLDNPDDGRSVWLSLSDKGVAFTQVFMHQEKQIEAQMLQALSQDEQAMFSALLEKIAANGSAR from the coding sequence ATGATGAAAGCCCTTTTTGCCTTATTAGAACGCTATAAGGCACAGATGCAGGAACAGATGAAAGCGCACGACATTAATCTGGATGTTGTGCATATCCGGCTATGTAAGATCATCGCGATGGAAGGGCGAATTACGCCTCAGTCGCTGGCGAAAACTGTCGGGCGGGATAAGGCGCAGATCACCCGCATGGTCGCAGAACTGGTCAAACGCGATTATGTTCGCAAGCTCGATAACCCGGATGATGGCCGTAGCGTGTGGCTCAGTTTGTCCGATAAGGGCGTCGCGTTTACACAGGTTTTTATGCATCAGGAAAAGCAGATAGAGGCACAGATGCTTCAGGCACTGTCCCAGGATGAACAAGCGATGTTTAGTGCGCTGCTGGAAAAAATAGCGGCGAACGGTTCGGCACGCTAG
- a CDS encoding putative urea ABC transporter substrate-binding protein, translated as MNLSRLLGVCVLSLSALLSFPSQAAPKTQFNVCWTIYAGWMPWGFIGTQGIIDKWADKYGIKIKVTQLNDYVESINQYTAGQFDGCTMTNMDALTIPAVGGVDTTALLLGSFSAGNDGIVLKGKGKTLGDLRGMKVNLPELSVSHYLLVRGLETAGLRERDVTVVNTSDADIVAAFATRSVQAAVAWNPQLSAIRNQPDTTEVFQSGQIPGELIDMMVVNTQTLQDNPALGKALAGAWFEMMALMKAGDKSALESMAAASGTDLAGYQAQLKTTHLFYSAQDNLTFLTSADLPNTMKRVADFSFDKGLLGAGAQSADFIGMTFPGQVTQGDSANVKLRFDDTFVRLAAENKL; from the coding sequence ATGAACCTATCTCGTTTACTGGGCGTTTGCGTCCTCAGTCTCTCAGCGTTGCTGAGTTTCCCTTCACAGGCTGCGCCTAAAACGCAATTCAACGTGTGCTGGACTATCTATGCTGGATGGATGCCGTGGGGCTTCATCGGTACGCAGGGCATTATCGATAAATGGGCCGACAAGTACGGCATCAAAATTAAGGTTACCCAGCTTAACGACTACGTCGAGTCGATCAATCAATACACCGCCGGACAGTTCGACGGCTGCACCATGACCAACATGGATGCGTTGACTATTCCGGCTGTGGGCGGTGTGGATACTACGGCGCTGCTGCTTGGCAGTTTCTCCGCTGGCAATGACGGTATCGTGCTCAAAGGCAAAGGGAAAACGCTTGGTGACCTGCGCGGAATGAAGGTCAACCTGCCTGAACTCTCTGTTTCCCATTACCTGCTGGTGCGCGGTCTGGAAACCGCCGGGCTACGGGAGCGAGATGTCACCGTCGTCAACACGTCCGATGCCGATATTGTTGCCGCTTTCGCCACCCGCAGTGTACAGGCGGCTGTTGCCTGGAACCCGCAACTTTCGGCGATAAGAAACCAGCCGGATACCACGGAAGTCTTTCAGTCTGGTCAGATCCCCGGAGAGCTGATCGACATGATGGTCGTAAACACGCAGACGCTCCAAGACAATCCGGCTCTGGGTAAAGCGCTGGCCGGTGCCTGGTTTGAAATGATGGCGTTGATGAAGGCGGGCGACAAGTCGGCGTTGGAGTCAATGGCGGCTGCTTCCGGCACTGACTTGGCCGGCTATCAGGCACAGTTGAAAACCACCCACCTGTTTTATTCCGCACAGGACAATCTGACCTTCCTGACCAGCGCGGATCTCCCGAACACCATGAAACGCGTTGCGGATTTCTCCTTTGACAAAGGGTTACTTGGCGCAGGTGCACAGAGTGCCGATTTTATCGGCATGACGTTTCCAGGTCAGGTTACGCAGGGCGATAGCGCCAATGTAAAACTGCGCTTTGACGATACCTTCGTGCGTCTGGCCGCAGAGAACAAACTCTGA
- a CDS encoding urea amidolyase associated protein UAAP1 — MTEIQTSTGRPAFDEETVPGGGHTSFILKRGQILRITDVEGGGNVGLLLFNAHQTSERLNLPDTLKGQHTAKLTVGHCLYSDMGRVLAAIVTDTCGWHDSVGGVLNAQEVHEKYGQGRYQELRNDFFRNGMDNLLVEMGKWNLNLQDLLMTINLFSKVTVNAQGQFHFYANHSQAGDYIELYAPMDTLVVLTALQHPMDPSPTYAPRPIALTWSWSEGEDVAAYCRAYREENARAFHNTERGYL; from the coding sequence ATGACAGAGATACAGACATCGACAGGCCGGCCAGCGTTTGATGAAGAAACGGTGCCGGGCGGAGGCCATACCTCCTTCATCCTCAAGCGCGGGCAAATTCTGCGGATCACAGATGTGGAAGGCGGCGGCAATGTGGGCTTACTGCTGTTTAACGCGCACCAAACCAGCGAGCGCCTGAACCTGCCGGATACCCTGAAAGGGCAACATACCGCCAAGTTAACAGTGGGACACTGTCTCTATTCCGACATGGGACGCGTATTGGCGGCGATCGTGACCGACACCTGCGGCTGGCACGACAGCGTTGGTGGCGTACTCAATGCACAGGAGGTGCATGAGAAATACGGACAAGGGCGCTATCAGGAATTGCGCAACGACTTTTTTCGCAACGGCATGGATAACCTGTTGGTCGAGATGGGGAAATGGAACCTCAATCTGCAAGATCTGCTGATGACGATCAACCTGTTCAGCAAAGTCACCGTGAATGCGCAGGGGCAGTTTCACTTCTACGCCAATCATTCTCAGGCGGGGGATTACATCGAACTGTATGCGCCGATGGATACGCTGGTGGTGCTGACCGCCTTACAACACCCGATGGACCCCAGCCCGACGTATGCGCCGCGCCCGATTGCGCTCACCTGGAGTTGGTCGGAAGGCGAGGATGTCGCTGCATACTGCCGTGCGTACCGTGAGGAAAATGCACGCGCGTTTCACAATACCGAACGCGGTTATCTATAA
- a CDS encoding DMT family transporter encodes MAWFLLALAGLFEIVWSYSMKLSDGFTKMGASVVTIVAMIISFALLSMAMKSLPLGTAYTIWTGIGAVGAFVVGLVFLDEPASVMRIIAALLIVSGLILMKLSS; translated from the coding sequence ATGGCCTGGTTTCTATTAGCGCTTGCTGGTCTATTTGAGATTGTCTGGTCTTACAGCATGAAGCTTTCTGATGGATTCACGAAAATGGGCGCGTCAGTTGTCACGATCGTTGCCATGATTATTAGCTTCGCGCTGTTATCAATGGCGATGAAATCCCTCCCTTTGGGCACGGCCTACACCATCTGGACAGGAATTGGTGCAGTAGGCGCGTTTGTTGTGGGATTAGTATTCCTCGATGAACCTGCGAGTGTGATGAGAATTATCGCTGCGTTGTTGATCGTCAGCGGCCTGATTCTGATGAAGCTGTCTTCATAG
- the katG gene encoding catalase/peroxidase HPI — protein MDENKTKPAGKCPVMHGGNTSTGSSNTDWWPNALNLDILHQHDTKTNPLGSDFSYREALKTLDVDALKKDLHALMTDSQEWWPADWGHYGGLMIRMAWHSAGSYRTTDGRGGGGTGNQRFAPLNSWPDNVSLDKARRLLWPIKRKYGNKLSWADLIILAGNIAYESMGLKTFGFAFGREDIWHPEKDTYWGSEKEWLAKSTGRYGSDDRTSLENPLAAVQMGLIYVNPEGVDGNPDPLRTAQDMRVTFSRMAMNDEETVALTAGGHTVGKTHGNGDASLLGAAPESADVEEQGLGWHNPTGSGKGRYTVTSGLEGAWTTHPTQWDNGFFHMLLNHEWELRKSPAGASQWEPVSIKEEDKPVDVEDPSIRYNPMMTDADMALKVDPEYRKISERFYQDQAYFSEVFARAWFKLTHRDMGPKARYIGPDVPQEDLLWQDPVPAGRTDYDVDVVKARIAESSLSISELVATAWDSARTFRGSDMRGGANGARIRLAPQKDWVGNEPDRLARVLVVLESIAAATGASVADTIVLAGNVGIEKAAKAAGVHVTVPFVPGRGDTTDALTDADSFDVLEPIHDGYRNWLKKDYAVSVEELMLDRTQLMGLTAKEMTVLVGGLRVLGTNYGGTKHGVFTHREGALTNDFFVNLTDMKYTWKPYRKDLYEIRDRKTGEVKWTATRLDLVFGSNSILRAYAEVYAQDDSKEKFVNDFVAAWVKVMNADRFDLAD, from the coding sequence ATGGACGAGAATAAAACGAAACCAGCCGGCAAGTGTCCGGTCATGCACGGCGGAAACACTTCTACTGGCTCATCAAATACTGACTGGTGGCCAAATGCCCTCAATCTCGACATTCTTCATCAGCACGACACCAAAACCAACCCGTTAGGCAGCGATTTCAGCTACCGTGAAGCCTTGAAAACCCTCGATGTCGATGCCCTTAAAAAAGACCTGCATGCGTTGATGACCGACAGTCAGGAGTGGTGGCCTGCGGACTGGGGCCACTACGGCGGCCTGATGATTCGTATGGCCTGGCACTCGGCCGGCTCCTACCGCACAACCGACGGTCGTGGCGGCGGTGGAACCGGTAACCAGCGTTTCGCACCGCTCAACTCTTGGCCGGATAACGTCAGCCTTGATAAAGCGCGTCGTTTACTGTGGCCAATCAAGAGAAAATACGGTAATAAACTCAGTTGGGCAGACTTGATTATTCTGGCAGGTAATATCGCTTACGAATCTATGGGGTTGAAAACCTTCGGCTTCGCTTTTGGTCGTGAAGACATCTGGCATCCAGAAAAAGACACCTACTGGGGCTCGGAAAAAGAGTGGCTGGCGAAGAGCACGGGGCGTTATGGCAGTGATGACCGTACCTCGCTGGAAAACCCGTTGGCGGCCGTACAGATGGGGCTGATTTACGTTAACCCAGAAGGCGTCGATGGTAATCCCGATCCGCTGCGTACGGCACAGGATATGCGCGTTACGTTTTCTCGTATGGCGATGAATGATGAAGAAACTGTTGCCTTGACGGCGGGCGGACACACGGTAGGTAAAACCCACGGCAACGGTGATGCCAGTCTGCTGGGGGCGGCACCAGAAAGTGCGGATGTGGAAGAACAGGGACTCGGCTGGCATAACCCGACGGGATCGGGCAAAGGTCGCTATACGGTGACCAGTGGGCTAGAAGGAGCCTGGACTACACATCCGACGCAATGGGATAACGGTTTCTTCCACATGCTGTTAAATCATGAGTGGGAACTGAGAAAGAGCCCAGCGGGCGCGTCACAGTGGGAGCCTGTCAGTATTAAAGAAGAAGACAAGCCGGTTGACGTTGAAGACCCATCGATCCGTTATAACCCGATGATGACTGATGCCGACATGGCACTGAAAGTTGACCCAGAATACCGCAAGATTTCTGAGCGCTTCTATCAGGATCAGGCTTACTTCTCCGAAGTGTTTGCCCGCGCGTGGTTCAAACTGACGCACCGTGATATGGGGCCGAAAGCGCGCTACATTGGCCCTGATGTGCCGCAGGAAGATTTACTGTGGCAGGACCCGGTTCCGGCTGGTCGTACCGATTATGATGTGGATGTTGTCAAAGCACGTATTGCAGAAAGTAGCCTTTCCATTAGCGAGCTGGTGGCGACCGCCTGGGACAGCGCTCGTACTTTCCGCGGTTCCGATATGCGCGGTGGTGCCAACGGTGCGCGTATTCGCCTCGCCCCGCAGAAAGACTGGGTAGGCAATGAGCCGGATCGCCTGGCGCGCGTGTTAGTCGTACTGGAAAGTATTGCGGCTGCAACGGGAGCCAGCGTGGCGGATACCATTGTGCTGGCGGGTAATGTGGGGATTGAGAAAGCGGCGAAAGCGGCTGGCGTGCATGTGACCGTGCCTTTTGTGCCGGGACGTGGCGATACTACTGATGCGCTGACCGATGCTGATTCTTTTGACGTCCTCGAACCGATCCACGATGGCTATCGTAACTGGTTGAAGAAAGATTATGCCGTTAGCGTGGAGGAGTTGATGCTCGATCGCACGCAGTTGATGGGGCTGACCGCGAAGGAAATGACGGTGCTGGTCGGTGGTCTGCGCGTGCTGGGCACCAACTACGGTGGCACAAAACACGGCGTATTTACCCATCGTGAAGGGGCGCTGACGAATGATTTCTTCGTCAATCTGACCGACATGAAATACACGTGGAAGCCTTACCGTAAAGACCTGTATGAAATCCGCGATCGTAAAACGGGTGAAGTCAAATGGACGGCGACGCGTCTGGATCTGGTCTTTGGTTCCAATTCCATTCTGCGCGCTTACGCCGAGGTTTATGCACAGGACGACAGTAAAGAGAAGTTTGTGAATGACTTTGTTGCTGCCTGGGTGAAAGTGATGAATGCCGATCGCTTCGATCTGGCAGACTAA
- a CDS encoding DeoR/GlpR family DNA-binding transcription regulator, translated as MFDYTDFPEQRQAKIRQILCEEGKVVCTQLSRELNVSEHTIRRDLKELAQSGACKRVYGGAVIMPPEAIDFASRATIDAAQKDRIAQAVIPLIKPNSCVFFDTGTTNLAVAKQLPLGLKFTAVCNSPIIATELLRHQDVEVIFLGGRIHKEVGGAIGIDTLRQLEKMYFDQCLLGGCAFDANEGLTVFEYDDAEFKKCLVTRSSEVIVALTANKISALARYSVAACDEITTLVTDDEISPACQSALSEKNLELIVAR; from the coding sequence ATGTTCGATTACACCGACTTTCCCGAACAACGGCAGGCCAAAATCAGGCAGATCCTCTGTGAGGAAGGCAAAGTCGTTTGCACACAGCTCTCACGCGAGTTAAATGTATCTGAGCACACCATACGGCGCGATCTGAAAGAGCTGGCACAGTCCGGTGCCTGCAAGCGCGTCTACGGCGGTGCCGTCATCATGCCGCCAGAGGCTATCGATTTTGCCAGTCGGGCAACCATCGACGCAGCTCAAAAAGATCGCATTGCTCAGGCCGTTATCCCGCTGATAAAACCTAACAGCTGCGTCTTCTTTGACACTGGCACCACTAATCTGGCAGTGGCGAAACAACTTCCACTGGGGCTAAAATTTACCGCCGTGTGCAATTCGCCCATTATCGCGACAGAATTACTACGGCATCAGGATGTGGAAGTGATTTTTCTTGGCGGAAGAATCCATAAAGAGGTCGGTGGCGCAATTGGGATCGATACGCTCAGGCAGTTAGAGAAGATGTATTTCGATCAATGCCTGTTAGGAGGCTGTGCATTTGACGCCAATGAAGGCCTGACCGTTTTTGAATATGACGATGCTGAATTCAAAAAATGTCTGGTCACCCGCAGCAGCGAGGTTATCGTGGCTTTGACCGCCAATAAGATCTCCGCTTTGGCTCGTTATAGCGTGGCTGCATGTGATGAAATCACCACGCTGGTGACCGATGATGAAATCTCACCTGCCTGCCAGAGCGCATTAAGCGAAAAAAATCTGGAACTGATTGTTGCCCGATAA